The following are encoded together in the Osmia lignaria lignaria isolate PbOS001 chromosome 13, iyOsmLign1, whole genome shotgun sequence genome:
- the Khc gene encoding kinesin heavy chain isoform X1: MAMETPREREIAAEDSIKVVCRFRPLNDSEEKAGSKFIVKFPSGGDENCISIGGKVYLFDKVFKPNATQDKVYNEAARSIVTDVLAGYNGTIFAYGQTSSGKTHTMEGVIGDPNKQGIIPRIVNDIFNHIYGMEENLEFHIKVSYFEIYMDKIRDLLDVSKVNLSVHEDKNRVPFVKGATERFVSSPEEVFEVIEEGKSNRHIAVTNMNEHSSRSHSVFLINVKQENLENQKKLSGKLYLVDLAGSEKVSKTGAEGTVLDEAKNINKSLSALGNVISALADGNKTHIPYRDSKLTRILQESLGGNARTTIIICCSPASFNESETKSTLDFGKRAKTIKNVVCVNEELTAEEWKRRYEREKEKAARLKGKVEKLEAELSRWRQGETVKPEEQVNLVEAPDVTTPINMSIEGNGKIDDGPMPATPGGSLMAGSLSNEERQKLEEERERLYQQLDDKDEEINQQSQYVENLKEQIDEQAELIATAGREYEKLQQEMNRIQQEHENAKEEVKEVLQALEELAVNYDQKSQEVEMKNKELESLTEELLSKQAALNSTTSELQQLRDTSAHQRKRIAEMLANFLKDLGEIGVAIGGDENLKVAQESNGKLEEEFTVARLFISKMKSEVKNLVQRCQGLESFQVDCNKKVAEYEKDLAECRLLISQHEARMQTLTESMKVAEARKRALEEDVDALREECAKLKAAEQVQAVTNKEKAEEKEAATKMRVALEEQMDQLRDAHQKQVAALRDELSEKQDLISELKDLNQKFTLAHQQMQADYERLKQEEANKSVKLQELILLNERREQARKDLKGLEETVAKELQTLHNLRKLFVQDLQTRIKKTINAEDNEDDGGSLTQKQKISFLENNLDQLTKVHKQLVRDNADLRCELPKLEKRLRATMERVKALETALRDAKEGAMRDRKRYQYEVDRIKEAVRQKNLARRGPSAQIAKPIRAGQHHLTNVNAIRTVNRENERKNAFINENKRVPETLICSGYT, translated from the exons ATGGCAATGGAGACGCCGAGGGAGCGTGAGATTGCCGCGGAGGACAGTATTAAGGTAGTTTGTAGGTTTCGACCGTTGAACGACTCTGAGGAAAAGGCTGGCTCGAAGTTCATCGTCAAGTTCCCTTCCGGCGGTGACGAAAATTGCATTTCCATCGGG GGAAAGGTATACCTTTTTGACAAAGTATTTAAACCAAATGCTACTCAAGACAAAGTATACAATGAAGCAGCCAGATCAATTGTCACAGATGTATTGGCAGGATACAACGGCACTATTTTTGCGTATGGTCAAACATCATCAg GAAAAACACACACAATGGAGGGTGTTATCGGAGATCCAAATAAACAGGGTATTATACCCAGAATTGTTAACGATATTTTTAATCATATCTATGGTATGGAAGAAAATCTGGAATTCCATATTAAGGTATCATACTTTGAAATTTACATGGATAAAATCAGAGATCTTCTTGATG TCTCTAAGGTGAATCTAAGTGTACACGAAGATAAAAATCGAGTTCCGTTTGTAAAAGGTGCGACAGAGCGCTTTGTATCTAGTCCCGAGGAAGTGTTTGAAGTAATAGAAGAAGGAAAGTCAAATAGGCATATTGCTGTGACCAACATGAACGAGCACAGTTCGCGTTCACATTCTGTATTTCTAATAAACGTTAAACAAGAGAATTTAGAGAATCAGAAAAAGCTTTCCGGAAAATTATATCTTGTTGATTTGGCTGGTTCAGAAAAG GTTTCCAAAACTGGAGCAGAGGGCACTGTGCTTGATGAagcaaaaaatattaacaaatctCTGTCGGCACTCGGCAATGTAATTTCAGCTTTAGCCGATGGAAACAAAACTCACATTCCTTATCGTGATTCAAAGTTAACTAGAATTCTACAAGAATCCCTTGGTGGCAATGCTAGAacaacaattattatttgttgTTCGCCAGCTAGTTTCAATGAATCTGAAACGAAATCCACTTTAGATTTTGGTAAACGCGCTAAGACTATTAAGAATGTTGTGTGTGTCAATGAAGAATTGACGGCCGAAGAATGGAAACGCCGCTAtgagagggagaaagaaaaggCAGCTAGATTAAAAGGAAAAGTTGAGAAATTGGAGGCTGAATTATCACGTTGGCGACAGGGTGAAACAGTTAAACCTGAAGAACAAGTTAATTTGGTGGAAGCGCCAGATGTTACAACACCAATTAATATGTCCATTGAGGGTAATG GTAAAATTGACGATGGTCCGATGCCAGCCACTCCTGGTGGTAGTCTGATGGCTGGTTCCTTGTCCAATGAAGAAAGACAAAAACTGGAAGAGGAACGTGAAAGACTTTATCAGCAATTAGATGACAAAGACGAGGAAATTAATCAACAATCACAATACGTCGAGAACTTGAAGGAACAAATAGACGAACAAGCAGAATTAATCGCAACTGCAGGACGGGAATACGAGAAACTTCAACAAGAAATGAACCGAATACAACAAGAACATGAAAATGCTAAAGAGGAAGTTAAAGAAGTTTTACAAGCACTGGAAGAGTTGGCTGTTAATTATGACCAGAAATCTCAAGAGGTTGAAATGAAGAACAAGGAGTTAGAATCTTTGACGGAAGAACTTTTGTCGAAGCAGGCAGCATTAAATAGTACTACATCCGAATTACAACAATTACGGGACACGTCTGCTCATCAAAGAAAACGCATCGCTGAAATGTTAGCGAACTTCTTGAAAGATTTAGGCGAAATCGGAGTTGCCATTGGCGGCGATGAAAACTTAAAG GTTGCGCAAGAAAGTAACGGTAAACTCGAAGAAGAATTCACGGTAGCTAGGCTTTTCATTAGCAAAATGAAATCAGAGGTGAAGAATTTAGTACAACGTTGCCAAGGATTAGAAAGTTTCCAAGTAGACTGTAACAAGAAA GTTGCTGAATATGAAAAAGATCTCGCCGAATGCCGTTTATTAATTTCTCAACACGAAGCTCGCATGCAAACGCTAACAGAATCAATGAAAGTGGCGGAAGCACGCAAACGTGCTTTGGAAGAAGATGTTGATGCTTTACGCGAGGAATGTGCCAAGCTGAAGGCTGCGGAACAAGTACAGGCAGTTACCAACAAAGAAAAAGCAGAAGAGAAGGAAGCAGCAACAAAAATGAGAGTGGCACTGGAAGAACAAATGGATCAATTGCGAGATGCTCATCAGAAACAA GTCGCTGCGCTTAGAGATGAATTATCTGAGAAGCAAGATCTAATCAGCGAACTTAAAGACTTGAATCAGAAGTTTACGTTAGCTCATCAACAAATGCAGGCCGATTATGAACGTTtgaaacaagaagaagcaaaCAAGTCTGTTAAGCTGCAAGAACTTATTTTACTTAATGAACGCCGTGAACAA GCTCGAAAAGATCTCAAAGGTCTGGAGGAAACAGTAGCCAAAGAACTTCAAACACTGCACAATTTACGCAAACTATTCGTTCAAGATCTACAGACTAGAATAAAGAAGACGATCAATGCGGAAGATAACGAAGACGACGGTGGATCACTTACTCAGAAACAGAAGATTTCATTCCTTGAAAATAATTTGGATCAGCTTACAAAG GTTCACAAACAACTTGTAAGGGATAATGCTGATCTTCGATGCGAATTACCGAAACTTGAAAAGAGATTGCGCGCTACAATGGAACGTGTAAAAGCCCTCGAAACAGCATTGCGAGATGCCAAAGAAGGTGCAATGCGAGATCGCAAACGCTACCAATACGAGGTAGACAGAATCAAAGAAGCTGTTAGGCAAAAGAATTTGGCCCGTCGTGGACCTAGTGCACAGATTGCTAAGCCAATCAGAGCTGGTCAACATCATTTAACTAATGTTAACGCTATTAGAACAGTGAATCGCG AAAACGAACGCAAGAACGCTTTCATCAATGAAAACAAAAGAGTTCCAGAGACTCTGATTTGTAGTGGATACACATAA
- the Khc gene encoding kinesin heavy chain isoform X2, whose protein sequence is MAMETPREREIAAEDSIKVVCRFRPLNDSEEKAGSKFIVKFPSGGDENCISIGGKVYLFDKVFKPNATQDKVYNEAARSIVTDVLAGYNGTIFAYGQTSSGKTHTMEGVIGDPNKQGIIPRIVNDIFNHIYGMEENLEFHIKVSYFEIYMDKIRDLLDVSKVNLSVHEDKNRVPFVKGATERFVSSPEEVFEVIEEGKSNRHIAVTNMNEHSSRSHSVFLINVKQENLENQKKLSGKLYLVDLAGSEKVSKTGAEGTVLDEAKNINKSLSALGNVISALADGNKTHIPYRDSKLTRILQESLGGNARTTIIICCSPASFNESETKSTLDFGKRAKTIKNVVCVNEELTAEEWKRRYEREKEKAARLKGKVEKLEAELSRWRQGETVKPEEQVNLVEAPDVTTPINMSIEGKIDDGPMPATPGGSLMAGSLSNEERQKLEEERERLYQQLDDKDEEINQQSQYVENLKEQIDEQAELIATAGREYEKLQQEMNRIQQEHENAKEEVKEVLQALEELAVNYDQKSQEVEMKNKELESLTEELLSKQAALNSTTSELQQLRDTSAHQRKRIAEMLANFLKDLGEIGVAIGGDENLKVAQESNGKLEEEFTVARLFISKMKSEVKNLVQRCQGLESFQVDCNKKVAEYEKDLAECRLLISQHEARMQTLTESMKVAEARKRALEEDVDALREECAKLKAAEQVQAVTNKEKAEEKEAATKMRVALEEQMDQLRDAHQKQVAALRDELSEKQDLISELKDLNQKFTLAHQQMQADYERLKQEEANKSVKLQELILLNERREQARKDLKGLEETVAKELQTLHNLRKLFVQDLQTRIKKTINAEDNEDDGGSLTQKQKISFLENNLDQLTKVHKQLVRDNADLRCELPKLEKRLRATMERVKALETALRDAKEGAMRDRKRYQYEVDRIKEAVRQKNLARRGPSAQIAKPIRAGQHHLTNVNAIRTVNRENERKNAFINENKRVPETLICSGYT, encoded by the exons ATGGCAATGGAGACGCCGAGGGAGCGTGAGATTGCCGCGGAGGACAGTATTAAGGTAGTTTGTAGGTTTCGACCGTTGAACGACTCTGAGGAAAAGGCTGGCTCGAAGTTCATCGTCAAGTTCCCTTCCGGCGGTGACGAAAATTGCATTTCCATCGGG GGAAAGGTATACCTTTTTGACAAAGTATTTAAACCAAATGCTACTCAAGACAAAGTATACAATGAAGCAGCCAGATCAATTGTCACAGATGTATTGGCAGGATACAACGGCACTATTTTTGCGTATGGTCAAACATCATCAg GAAAAACACACACAATGGAGGGTGTTATCGGAGATCCAAATAAACAGGGTATTATACCCAGAATTGTTAACGATATTTTTAATCATATCTATGGTATGGAAGAAAATCTGGAATTCCATATTAAGGTATCATACTTTGAAATTTACATGGATAAAATCAGAGATCTTCTTGATG TCTCTAAGGTGAATCTAAGTGTACACGAAGATAAAAATCGAGTTCCGTTTGTAAAAGGTGCGACAGAGCGCTTTGTATCTAGTCCCGAGGAAGTGTTTGAAGTAATAGAAGAAGGAAAGTCAAATAGGCATATTGCTGTGACCAACATGAACGAGCACAGTTCGCGTTCACATTCTGTATTTCTAATAAACGTTAAACAAGAGAATTTAGAGAATCAGAAAAAGCTTTCCGGAAAATTATATCTTGTTGATTTGGCTGGTTCAGAAAAG GTTTCCAAAACTGGAGCAGAGGGCACTGTGCTTGATGAagcaaaaaatattaacaaatctCTGTCGGCACTCGGCAATGTAATTTCAGCTTTAGCCGATGGAAACAAAACTCACATTCCTTATCGTGATTCAAAGTTAACTAGAATTCTACAAGAATCCCTTGGTGGCAATGCTAGAacaacaattattatttgttgTTCGCCAGCTAGTTTCAATGAATCTGAAACGAAATCCACTTTAGATTTTGGTAAACGCGCTAAGACTATTAAGAATGTTGTGTGTGTCAATGAAGAATTGACGGCCGAAGAATGGAAACGCCGCTAtgagagggagaaagaaaaggCAGCTAGATTAAAAGGAAAAGTTGAGAAATTGGAGGCTGAATTATCACGTTGGCGACAGGGTGAAACAGTTAAACCTGAAGAACAAGTTAATTTGGTGGAAGCGCCAGATGTTACAACACCAATTAATATGTCCATTGAGG GTAAAATTGACGATGGTCCGATGCCAGCCACTCCTGGTGGTAGTCTGATGGCTGGTTCCTTGTCCAATGAAGAAAGACAAAAACTGGAAGAGGAACGTGAAAGACTTTATCAGCAATTAGATGACAAAGACGAGGAAATTAATCAACAATCACAATACGTCGAGAACTTGAAGGAACAAATAGACGAACAAGCAGAATTAATCGCAACTGCAGGACGGGAATACGAGAAACTTCAACAAGAAATGAACCGAATACAACAAGAACATGAAAATGCTAAAGAGGAAGTTAAAGAAGTTTTACAAGCACTGGAAGAGTTGGCTGTTAATTATGACCAGAAATCTCAAGAGGTTGAAATGAAGAACAAGGAGTTAGAATCTTTGACGGAAGAACTTTTGTCGAAGCAGGCAGCATTAAATAGTACTACATCCGAATTACAACAATTACGGGACACGTCTGCTCATCAAAGAAAACGCATCGCTGAAATGTTAGCGAACTTCTTGAAAGATTTAGGCGAAATCGGAGTTGCCATTGGCGGCGATGAAAACTTAAAG GTTGCGCAAGAAAGTAACGGTAAACTCGAAGAAGAATTCACGGTAGCTAGGCTTTTCATTAGCAAAATGAAATCAGAGGTGAAGAATTTAGTACAACGTTGCCAAGGATTAGAAAGTTTCCAAGTAGACTGTAACAAGAAA GTTGCTGAATATGAAAAAGATCTCGCCGAATGCCGTTTATTAATTTCTCAACACGAAGCTCGCATGCAAACGCTAACAGAATCAATGAAAGTGGCGGAAGCACGCAAACGTGCTTTGGAAGAAGATGTTGATGCTTTACGCGAGGAATGTGCCAAGCTGAAGGCTGCGGAACAAGTACAGGCAGTTACCAACAAAGAAAAAGCAGAAGAGAAGGAAGCAGCAACAAAAATGAGAGTGGCACTGGAAGAACAAATGGATCAATTGCGAGATGCTCATCAGAAACAA GTCGCTGCGCTTAGAGATGAATTATCTGAGAAGCAAGATCTAATCAGCGAACTTAAAGACTTGAATCAGAAGTTTACGTTAGCTCATCAACAAATGCAGGCCGATTATGAACGTTtgaaacaagaagaagcaaaCAAGTCTGTTAAGCTGCAAGAACTTATTTTACTTAATGAACGCCGTGAACAA GCTCGAAAAGATCTCAAAGGTCTGGAGGAAACAGTAGCCAAAGAACTTCAAACACTGCACAATTTACGCAAACTATTCGTTCAAGATCTACAGACTAGAATAAAGAAGACGATCAATGCGGAAGATAACGAAGACGACGGTGGATCACTTACTCAGAAACAGAAGATTTCATTCCTTGAAAATAATTTGGATCAGCTTACAAAG GTTCACAAACAACTTGTAAGGGATAATGCTGATCTTCGATGCGAATTACCGAAACTTGAAAAGAGATTGCGCGCTACAATGGAACGTGTAAAAGCCCTCGAAACAGCATTGCGAGATGCCAAAGAAGGTGCAATGCGAGATCGCAAACGCTACCAATACGAGGTAGACAGAATCAAAGAAGCTGTTAGGCAAAAGAATTTGGCCCGTCGTGGACCTAGTGCACAGATTGCTAAGCCAATCAGAGCTGGTCAACATCATTTAACTAATGTTAACGCTATTAGAACAGTGAATCGCG AAAACGAACGCAAGAACGCTTTCATCAATGAAAACAAAAGAGTTCCAGAGACTCTGATTTGTAGTGGATACACATAA
- the Khc gene encoding kinesin heavy chain isoform X3, which translates to MAMETPREREIAAEDSIKVVCRFRPLNDSEEKAGSKFIVKFPSGGDENCISIGGKVYLFDKVFKPNATQDKVYNEAARSIVTDVLAGYNGTIFAYGQTSSGKTHTMEGVIGDPNKQGIIPRIVNDIFNHIYGMEENLEFHIKVSYFEIYMDKIRDLLDVSKVNLSVHEDKNRVPFVKGATERFVSSPEEVFEVIEEGKSNRHIAVTNMNEHSSRSHSVFLINVKQENLENQKKLSGKLYLVDLAGSEKVSKTGAEGTVLDEAKNINKSLSALGNVISALADGNKTHIPYRDSKLTRILQESLGGNARTTIIICCSPASFNESETKSTLDFGKRAKTIKNVVCVNEELTAEEWKRRYEREKEKAARLKGKVEKLEAELSRWRQGETVKPEEQVNLVEAPDVTTPINMSIEGNGKIDDGPMPATPGGSLMAGSLSNEERQKLEEERERLYQQLDDKDEEINQQSQYVENLKEQIDEQAELIATAGREYEKLQQEMNRIQQEHENAKEEVKEVLQALEELAVNYDQKSQEVEMKNKELESLTEELLSKQAALNSTTSELQQLRDTSAHQRKRIAEMLANFLKDLGEIGVAIGGDENLKVAQESNGKLEEEFTVARLFISKMKSEVKNLVQRCQGLESFQVDCNKKVAEYEKDLAECRLLISQHEARMQTLTESMKVAEARKRALEEDVDALREECAKLKAAEQVQAVTNKEKAEEKEAATKMRVALEEQMDQLRDAHQKQVAALRDELSEKQDLISELKDLNQKFTLAHQQMQADYERLKQEEANKSVKLQELILLNERREQARKDLKGLEETVAKELQTLHNLRKLFVQDLQTRIKKTINAEDNEDDGGSLTQKQKISFLENNLDQLTKVHKQLVRDNADLRCELPKLEKRLRATMERVKALETALRDAKEGAMRDRKRYQYEVDRIKEAVRQKNLARRGPSAQIAKPIRAGQHHLTNVNAIRTVNRDMGNNVQ; encoded by the exons ATGGCAATGGAGACGCCGAGGGAGCGTGAGATTGCCGCGGAGGACAGTATTAAGGTAGTTTGTAGGTTTCGACCGTTGAACGACTCTGAGGAAAAGGCTGGCTCGAAGTTCATCGTCAAGTTCCCTTCCGGCGGTGACGAAAATTGCATTTCCATCGGG GGAAAGGTATACCTTTTTGACAAAGTATTTAAACCAAATGCTACTCAAGACAAAGTATACAATGAAGCAGCCAGATCAATTGTCACAGATGTATTGGCAGGATACAACGGCACTATTTTTGCGTATGGTCAAACATCATCAg GAAAAACACACACAATGGAGGGTGTTATCGGAGATCCAAATAAACAGGGTATTATACCCAGAATTGTTAACGATATTTTTAATCATATCTATGGTATGGAAGAAAATCTGGAATTCCATATTAAGGTATCATACTTTGAAATTTACATGGATAAAATCAGAGATCTTCTTGATG TCTCTAAGGTGAATCTAAGTGTACACGAAGATAAAAATCGAGTTCCGTTTGTAAAAGGTGCGACAGAGCGCTTTGTATCTAGTCCCGAGGAAGTGTTTGAAGTAATAGAAGAAGGAAAGTCAAATAGGCATATTGCTGTGACCAACATGAACGAGCACAGTTCGCGTTCACATTCTGTATTTCTAATAAACGTTAAACAAGAGAATTTAGAGAATCAGAAAAAGCTTTCCGGAAAATTATATCTTGTTGATTTGGCTGGTTCAGAAAAG GTTTCCAAAACTGGAGCAGAGGGCACTGTGCTTGATGAagcaaaaaatattaacaaatctCTGTCGGCACTCGGCAATGTAATTTCAGCTTTAGCCGATGGAAACAAAACTCACATTCCTTATCGTGATTCAAAGTTAACTAGAATTCTACAAGAATCCCTTGGTGGCAATGCTAGAacaacaattattatttgttgTTCGCCAGCTAGTTTCAATGAATCTGAAACGAAATCCACTTTAGATTTTGGTAAACGCGCTAAGACTATTAAGAATGTTGTGTGTGTCAATGAAGAATTGACGGCCGAAGAATGGAAACGCCGCTAtgagagggagaaagaaaaggCAGCTAGATTAAAAGGAAAAGTTGAGAAATTGGAGGCTGAATTATCACGTTGGCGACAGGGTGAAACAGTTAAACCTGAAGAACAAGTTAATTTGGTGGAAGCGCCAGATGTTACAACACCAATTAATATGTCCATTGAGGGTAATG GTAAAATTGACGATGGTCCGATGCCAGCCACTCCTGGTGGTAGTCTGATGGCTGGTTCCTTGTCCAATGAAGAAAGACAAAAACTGGAAGAGGAACGTGAAAGACTTTATCAGCAATTAGATGACAAAGACGAGGAAATTAATCAACAATCACAATACGTCGAGAACTTGAAGGAACAAATAGACGAACAAGCAGAATTAATCGCAACTGCAGGACGGGAATACGAGAAACTTCAACAAGAAATGAACCGAATACAACAAGAACATGAAAATGCTAAAGAGGAAGTTAAAGAAGTTTTACAAGCACTGGAAGAGTTGGCTGTTAATTATGACCAGAAATCTCAAGAGGTTGAAATGAAGAACAAGGAGTTAGAATCTTTGACGGAAGAACTTTTGTCGAAGCAGGCAGCATTAAATAGTACTACATCCGAATTACAACAATTACGGGACACGTCTGCTCATCAAAGAAAACGCATCGCTGAAATGTTAGCGAACTTCTTGAAAGATTTAGGCGAAATCGGAGTTGCCATTGGCGGCGATGAAAACTTAAAG GTTGCGCAAGAAAGTAACGGTAAACTCGAAGAAGAATTCACGGTAGCTAGGCTTTTCATTAGCAAAATGAAATCAGAGGTGAAGAATTTAGTACAACGTTGCCAAGGATTAGAAAGTTTCCAAGTAGACTGTAACAAGAAA GTTGCTGAATATGAAAAAGATCTCGCCGAATGCCGTTTATTAATTTCTCAACACGAAGCTCGCATGCAAACGCTAACAGAATCAATGAAAGTGGCGGAAGCACGCAAACGTGCTTTGGAAGAAGATGTTGATGCTTTACGCGAGGAATGTGCCAAGCTGAAGGCTGCGGAACAAGTACAGGCAGTTACCAACAAAGAAAAAGCAGAAGAGAAGGAAGCAGCAACAAAAATGAGAGTGGCACTGGAAGAACAAATGGATCAATTGCGAGATGCTCATCAGAAACAA GTCGCTGCGCTTAGAGATGAATTATCTGAGAAGCAAGATCTAATCAGCGAACTTAAAGACTTGAATCAGAAGTTTACGTTAGCTCATCAACAAATGCAGGCCGATTATGAACGTTtgaaacaagaagaagcaaaCAAGTCTGTTAAGCTGCAAGAACTTATTTTACTTAATGAACGCCGTGAACAA GCTCGAAAAGATCTCAAAGGTCTGGAGGAAACAGTAGCCAAAGAACTTCAAACACTGCACAATTTACGCAAACTATTCGTTCAAGATCTACAGACTAGAATAAAGAAGACGATCAATGCGGAAGATAACGAAGACGACGGTGGATCACTTACTCAGAAACAGAAGATTTCATTCCTTGAAAATAATTTGGATCAGCTTACAAAG GTTCACAAACAACTTGTAAGGGATAATGCTGATCTTCGATGCGAATTACCGAAACTTGAAAAGAGATTGCGCGCTACAATGGAACGTGTAAAAGCCCTCGAAACAGCATTGCGAGATGCCAAAGAAGGTGCAATGCGAGATCGCAAACGCTACCAATACGAGGTAGACAGAATCAAAGAAGCTGTTAGGCAAAAGAATTTGGCCCGTCGTGGACCTAGTGCACAGATTGCTAAGCCAATCAGAGCTGGTCAACATCATTTAACTAATGTTAACGCTATTAGAACAGTGAATCGCG ATATGGGTAACAACGTACAGTGA